A section of the Thermodesulfobacteriota bacterium genome encodes:
- a CDS encoding hybrid sensor histidine kinase/response regulator, whose translation MAPSSEELRVLVLPLTPKDGQIIARVLARSGIETHLCAGLDELCRHLAGGAGAALLPEETLPPAGAARLGAVLAGQPPWSDLPLLVLSRERQASPAALQPVERLGNVTLVERPVG comes from the coding sequence GTGGCCCCCTCCTCCGAAGAGCTTCGAGTCCTGGTCCTGCCCCTGACGCCCAAGGATGGCCAGATCATCGCCCGCGTGCTCGCCCGGTCCGGTATCGAGACCCATCTCTGCGCCGGGCTGGATGAGCTGTGCCGGCATTTGGCCGGGGGAGCGGGCGCGGCCCTCCTGCCCGAGGAGACCCTGCCCCCGGCCGGGGCCGCGCGGCTGGGCGCCGTGCTCGCCGGCCAGCCCCCCTGGTCCGATCTGCCGCTCCTGGTCCTGAGCCGCGAGCGCCAGGCGTCGCCCGCGGCCCTGCAGCCCGTGGAGCGGCTGGGCAACGTCACCTTGGTCGAGCGGCCGGTGGGA